A window of the Streptomyces luomodiensis genome harbors these coding sequences:
- a CDS encoding DNA polymerase III subunit delta': protein MAVWDDLVGQDRVAAQLTAAARDADALVTAASEAADASAGEPMAASASASSASSSRMTHAWLFTGPPGSGRATAARAFAAALQCVSPDRALGGAPGCGFCDGCHTALVGTHADVEVVRTDMLSIGVKETRDLVRRAQLSPAGGRWQVIVMEDADRLTEGAGNVLLKAVEEPAPRTVWLLCAPSLEDVLPTIRSRCRLLTLSTPSVDAVADVLVRRDGIDPELAASAARATQGHIGRARRLATDERARARRAAVLKLPLRVDDVGGCLKAAQELIDAAAEDAKQLAEEVDAKETEELRAALGAAAGTGGRLPRGTAGAMKELQDRQKRRATRTQRDSLDLALTELTGFYRDVLALQLGSQVALANTDVRDALERIASGSKAERTLRRIEAITACRQALDSNVAPLLAVEAMTMALRAG from the coding sequence ATGGCGGTGTGGGACGACCTGGTCGGGCAGGACCGAGTAGCGGCCCAGCTGACGGCTGCCGCGCGGGATGCGGATGCCCTGGTCACGGCGGCCAGTGAGGCGGCCGACGCCTCCGCCGGGGAGCCCATGGCGGCGTCGGCGTCGGCGTCTTCGGCGTCGTCGTCCAGGATGACCCACGCCTGGCTGTTCACCGGCCCGCCCGGCTCCGGCCGGGCCACCGCCGCCCGCGCCTTCGCCGCCGCGCTCCAGTGCGTCAGCCCGGACCGGGCGCTCGGTGGCGCCCCCGGCTGCGGCTTCTGCGACGGCTGCCACACCGCCCTCGTCGGCACCCACGCCGATGTCGAGGTGGTCCGGACGGACATGCTCTCCATCGGCGTCAAGGAGACCCGTGACCTGGTCCGCCGCGCCCAGCTGTCGCCCGCCGGCGGCCGGTGGCAGGTGATCGTCATGGAGGACGCCGACCGCCTTACCGAGGGCGCGGGCAATGTCCTCCTCAAGGCCGTCGAGGAGCCGGCGCCGCGCACCGTATGGCTGCTGTGTGCGCCCTCGCTGGAGGATGTGCTGCCCACGATCCGCTCCCGTTGCCGCCTCCTCACCCTCAGCACGCCTTCGGTGGACGCCGTCGCCGACGTCCTCGTCCGGCGCGACGGCATCGACCCCGAGCTCGCCGCCTCCGCCGCCCGCGCCACACAGGGCCATATCGGCCGCGCCCGCCGGCTGGCCACCGATGAGCGGGCCCGTGCCCGGCGCGCCGCCGTCCTGAAGCTCCCGCTGCGCGTCGACGACGTGGGCGGCTGCCTCAAGGCGGCGCAGGAGCTGATCGACGCGGCGGCCGAGGACGCCAAGCAGCTGGCGGAGGAGGTCGACGCCAAGGAGACCGAGGAGCTGCGCGCCGCCCTGGGCGCCGCCGCCGGCACGGGCGGGCGGCTGCCGCGCGGCACGGCCGGGGCCATGAAGGAGCTCCAGGACCGGCAGAAGCGCCGTGCCACCCGCACCCAGCGCGACAGCCTCGACCTCGCGCTCACCGAGCTGACCGGCTTCTACCGGGATGTGCTGGCCCTCCAGCTCGGTTCCCAGGTCGCGCTCGCCAACACCGACGTACGGGACGCGCTGGAGCGGATCGCGTCGGGCTCGAAGGCCGAGCGGACGCTGCGCCGGATAGAGGCGATCACGGCCTGTCGTCAGGCGCTGGACAGCAATGTGGCGCCGCTGCTGGCGGTCGAGGCGATGACCATGGCGCTGCGGGCCGGCTGA
- a CDS encoding DUF4232 domain-containing protein: MSHRILNRRIRNAGVAAVIAAASAVALTACGSNDSSSDAKGNSSSTVSSATKASGSDASIHSQAGKQATTLSGSEADTLRATAECQPGTLKATLDSAGTSQAEMNHRGTFLRVTNTGDETCVISGYAGVALEGAGHTAIKTTARHGNTYFATDPGAHPITLGPGKSAWADLVWTTTGVETAHAKYLQISPTGSNSHSTVPFAEDLDNGTLSLTAWSSKPPINA; this comes from the coding sequence ATGTCGCACCGCATTCTCAACCGCCGCATCCGGAACGCCGGCGTGGCCGCGGTGATCGCCGCAGCATCCGCCGTCGCCCTCACCGCCTGCGGAAGCAACGACTCCTCGTCCGACGCCAAGGGGAACTCCTCCTCCACCGTGTCGTCCGCCACGAAGGCGTCGGGGTCGGACGCCTCGATCCACAGCCAGGCGGGCAAGCAGGCGACGACCCTGAGCGGCTCGGAGGCCGACACCTTGCGGGCGACCGCCGAATGCCAGCCGGGCACGCTGAAGGCGACCCTGGACTCGGCCGGCACCTCCCAGGCGGAGATGAACCACCGGGGTACGTTCCTGCGGGTGACCAACACCGGCGACGAGACCTGCGTGATCAGCGGCTACGCCGGGGTGGCGCTGGAGGGCGCCGGACACACCGCCATCAAGACCACCGCCCGGCACGGCAACACCTACTTCGCCACCGACCCGGGCGCGCACCCGATCACCCTCGGGCCGGGCAAGAGCGCCTGGGCCGACCTGGTGTGGACCACCACCGGCGTCGAGACCGCCCACGCGAAGTACCTCCAGATATCCCCGACGGGCAGCAACTCCCACAGCACCGTCCCCTTCGCCGAGGACCTCGACAACGGCACCCTGTCGCTGACCGCCTGGTCCTCCAAGCCCCCCATCAACGCCTGA
- a CDS encoding glycosyl hydrolase family 8 — translation MIPFGAHSLPYAPGTLRPSGDPAAADRQVLEHYRWWKASFLRSGDEVGGRGRCAVFTPDAAHPFVAEAQGYGLVITALMAGADPDAHGLFDGILRHVLAHPSVNHPDLHAAQQDAGGRDVGGHDSATDGDLDIAYGLLLADRQWGGGHSDYKALAVRRIDAVLECEVHGGTRLTKLGDWSSGRFDEVSRTSDWMPDHFRAFRAATGDPRWDEVLDAHLTLVGAVRTRHAPATGLLPDFVVDTTSGDPRPAPGKVLESPHDGDYHWNACRDPWRLGADAVTSGDVRTRAAARGLSRWARAATGGDPARIRSGYRLDGTAYGGPGSPAFTAPFAVAAMAEGERDEIVERDEGEGGEGAQGWLDALWARMCGAPPDPARAYAAGVRLQSMLVVSHNYWVP, via the coding sequence ATGATCCCCTTCGGGGCGCACTCCCTCCCCTACGCCCCCGGCACGCTCCGTCCCTCCGGCGACCCGGCGGCGGCCGACCGGCAGGTCCTGGAGCACTACCGGTGGTGGAAGGCGTCCTTCCTCCGGTCCGGCGACGAGGTCGGCGGCCGGGGCCGGTGTGCGGTGTTCACCCCCGACGCGGCGCACCCCTTCGTGGCCGAGGCGCAGGGCTACGGGCTGGTGATCACCGCGCTGATGGCGGGCGCCGACCCGGACGCCCACGGCCTCTTCGACGGCATCCTCCGGCACGTCCTGGCCCACCCCTCCGTCAACCACCCCGATCTGCACGCCGCCCAGCAGGACGCCGGCGGCCGGGACGTCGGGGGACACGACTCCGCGACCGACGGCGACCTCGACATCGCCTACGGGCTGCTGCTCGCGGACCGGCAGTGGGGCGGCGGCCACAGCGACTACAAGGCGCTCGCGGTACGGCGGATCGACGCCGTCCTGGAGTGCGAGGTGCACGGCGGCACCCGGCTGACCAAGCTCGGCGACTGGTCCTCGGGTCGCTTCGACGAGGTCTCCCGTACGTCGGACTGGATGCCGGACCACTTCAGGGCGTTCCGGGCGGCGACGGGCGATCCGCGCTGGGACGAGGTGCTGGACGCGCATCTGACGCTGGTCGGCGCGGTGCGCACCCGTCACGCCCCGGCCACCGGGCTGCTCCCCGACTTCGTCGTCGACACCACCTCCGGCGATCCGAGGCCCGCGCCGGGGAAGGTCCTGGAGAGCCCGCACGACGGCGACTACCACTGGAACGCCTGCCGCGATCCCTGGCGGCTCGGCGCCGACGCGGTGACCAGCGGCGACGTACGGACCAGGGCGGCCGCACGCGGGCTCAGCCGCTGGGCGCGGGCGGCGACGGGCGGTGATCCGGCACGGATCCGGAGCGGATACCGGCTCGACGGCACGGCCTACGGGGGTCCCGGCTCACCGGCCTTCACCGCGCCCTTCGCGGTCGCTGCGATGGCGGAGGGCGAGCGGGATGAAATCGTCGAGCGGGACGAGGGGGAGGGTGGCGAGGGGGCGCAGGGCTGGCTGGACGCGTTGTGGGCGCGGATGTGCGGCGCGCCGCCCGACCCGGCCCGCGCCTACGCGGCGGGGGTGCGACTCCAGTCGATGCTGGTGGTCAGCCACAACTACTGGGTGCCGTAG
- a CDS encoding RNA polymerase sigma factor SigF, which translates to MESAGAIGLPSVDEPAKVAPKDARALTKTFLDRLTELEEGTHEYQYVRNTLIELNLSLVRYAARRFHNRTVEMEDIVQVGTIGLIKAIDRFDLSREVEFTTFAVPYIVGEIKRFFRDTSWAVHVPRRLQELRIDLAKANEELFQRLDRSPTTAELAEHLKLSEDEVIDGLVASNGYLTTSLDAPADQESGAARVTTYADRFGDVDPAMEAVENLHALKPLVEQLGERDRRILQLRFGEEMTQSEIGTELGVSQMHVSRLLSRALGRLRRGMLAE; encoded by the coding sequence ATCGAGAGTGCCGGAGCGATCGGTCTGCCCTCGGTGGACGAACCGGCGAAGGTGGCGCCCAAGGACGCGCGGGCGCTGACCAAGACGTTCCTGGACCGGCTGACGGAGCTGGAGGAGGGGACGCACGAGTACCAGTACGTGCGGAACACCCTCATCGAGCTCAACCTCTCGCTGGTCCGGTACGCCGCCCGGCGGTTCCACAACCGCACGGTGGAGATGGAGGACATCGTCCAGGTCGGCACCATAGGGCTGATCAAGGCGATCGACCGGTTCGACCTGAGCCGTGAGGTGGAGTTCACGACCTTCGCCGTGCCGTACATCGTCGGCGAGATCAAGCGGTTCTTCCGTGACACCAGTTGGGCGGTGCACGTCCCTCGCCGTCTCCAGGAGTTGCGCATCGACCTGGCCAAGGCGAACGAGGAGCTGTTCCAGCGGCTGGACCGGTCGCCCACGACGGCCGAGCTCGCGGAGCACCTGAAGCTGAGCGAGGACGAGGTCATCGACGGGCTGGTGGCCAGCAACGGCTACCTCACCACCTCGCTGGACGCGCCCGCCGACCAGGAGAGCGGGGCCGCCCGCGTGACCACGTACGCGGACCGGTTCGGCGACGTCGACCCGGCCATGGAGGCCGTGGAGAACCTGCACGCGCTCAAGCCGCTGGTGGAACAGCTCGGGGAGCGGGACCGCCGCATTCTGCAGCTGCGGTTCGGCGAGGAGATGACGCAGTCGGAGATCGGCACCGAACTCGGCGTCTCACAGATGCATGTCTCCCGGCTGCTCAGCCGTGCGCTCGGCCGGTTGCGGCGCGGCATGCTCGCCGAGTAG
- a CDS encoding response regulator, with product MALRVLIADDHVVVRQGLRMILGLDNDIKVVGETTNGREAVRLARELCPDVVLMDLLMPVMDGVSATAEIRQDLPEVEVVALTSSLDDAMVMGAVRAGAIGFLLKNAEADDLRNAVKAAAAGQIHVSPAAISRLMGQVREPSGPEQLTERETEVLTMLARGKANKEIAHDLRIGQQTVKTYVSHILTKLGVHSRTQAAVYAVQSGLVPAGELTPPQALETTTREQWWSA from the coding sequence GTGGCGCTTCGCGTGCTGATCGCAGACGACCATGTGGTGGTCCGGCAGGGCCTGCGCATGATCCTCGGCCTCGACAACGACATCAAGGTGGTCGGCGAGACGACCAACGGCCGGGAGGCCGTGCGGCTGGCCCGGGAGCTGTGCCCCGACGTCGTCCTGATGGATCTGCTGATGCCGGTGATGGACGGCGTATCGGCCACGGCGGAGATCCGCCAGGACCTCCCCGAGGTCGAGGTGGTGGCACTGACCAGCTCCCTCGACGACGCCATGGTCATGGGCGCGGTCCGGGCCGGGGCCATCGGCTTCCTGCTGAAGAACGCCGAGGCCGACGACCTCAGGAACGCGGTGAAGGCCGCGGCCGCGGGCCAGATCCATGTCTCCCCCGCCGCGATCTCCCGGCTGATGGGCCAGGTCAGGGAGCCGAGCGGCCCGGAACAGCTCACCGAACGGGAGACCGAGGTGCTGACCATGCTCGCGCGTGGCAAGGCCAACAAGGAGATCGCCCACGATCTGCGGATCGGCCAGCAGACCGTGAAGACGTACGTGAGCCACATCCTGACCAAGCTCGGAGTGCACAGCCGGACCCAAGCGGCGGTCTACGCGGTGCAGTCGGGCCTGGTACCGGCGGGTGAGCTCACCCCTCCGCAAGCACTCGAGACGACGACGAGGGAGCAGTGGTGGTCGGCGTGA
- a CDS encoding alpha/beta hydrolase has translation MDTRHSSRPLRTLGAALAAAALLSSGCSAGASSPRAASMSKRAVPAALRPYYEQTLSWRPCGGAEFECATLKAPLDYARPGTGRDLKLAVSREKATGPGRRIGSLLVNPGGPGGSAIGYLQSFAAVGYPARVRARYDMVAMDPRGVAGSEPVTCLSDKQMDAFTQTDQTPDAPGETDRLVAAYKKFARGCADRSGRVLGHVSTVEAARDMDVLRAALGDRKLHYVGASYGTFLGATYADLYPHRVGRLVLDGALDPALSSRRMNRDQTAGFETAFTAFAKDCVRRTGCPLGTRSVAAARDRLGAFFARLDSHPVRTGESRALGESLATMGVISAMYDETAWPQLRTALRSAMRGHGGGLLGLADLYYERDTDGSYANLMYANPAVNCLDLPPAFRTPAEVRKSLPAFEKASPVFGEALAYAALNCAYWPVRPTGTPHPLHAKGAAPIVVVGTTRDPATPYRWARSLAAQLSSATLLTYDGDGHTAYGRGSGCVDRAINTYLLTGRPPAPHTRCR, from the coding sequence ATGGACACCCGACACAGCAGCCGCCCGCTCCGGACGCTCGGCGCCGCCCTCGCGGCCGCCGCCCTGCTGTCCTCCGGTTGCTCGGCCGGCGCCTCCTCGCCGCGCGCCGCGTCCATGTCGAAGCGGGCCGTCCCCGCGGCCCTCAGGCCGTACTACGAGCAGACGCTGAGCTGGCGCCCCTGCGGCGGCGCGGAGTTCGAATGCGCCACGCTCAAGGCTCCGCTCGACTACGCCAGACCCGGCACCGGCCGGGACCTGAAGCTCGCGGTCTCCCGCGAGAAGGCGACCGGCCCCGGCCGCCGCATCGGTTCGCTCCTGGTGAACCCCGGCGGCCCCGGCGGCTCCGCGATCGGCTATCTACAGAGCTTCGCGGCCGTGGGCTACCCGGCCCGGGTGCGCGCCCGCTACGACATGGTGGCGATGGACCCGCGCGGCGTGGCCGGCAGCGAGCCCGTCACCTGTCTGAGCGACAAGCAGATGGACGCCTTCACCCAGACCGACCAGACGCCCGACGCCCCCGGCGAGACCGATCGCCTCGTCGCCGCCTACAAGAAGTTCGCCCGAGGCTGCGCGGACCGCTCCGGCCGGGTCCTCGGCCATGTCTCGACGGTCGAGGCGGCCCGCGACATGGACGTGCTGCGCGCCGCGCTGGGCGACCGGAAGCTCCACTACGTCGGCGCCTCCTACGGCACCTTCCTCGGCGCGACCTACGCCGACCTCTACCCCCACCGCGTCGGCCGTCTCGTCCTCGACGGCGCGCTCGACCCGGCGCTGTCCTCCCGGCGCATGAACCGCGACCAGACCGCCGGTTTCGAGACCGCCTTCACCGCCTTCGCCAAGGACTGCGTACGCCGCACCGGCTGTCCCCTCGGCACCCGCTCCGTGGCCGCCGCCCGCGACCGGCTCGGCGCCTTCTTCGCCCGCCTCGACTCCCATCCGGTCCGCACCGGCGAGTCCCGCGCCCTGGGCGAGTCCCTCGCCACCATGGGCGTGATCTCCGCCATGTACGACGAGACCGCCTGGCCGCAGCTGCGCACCGCCCTCCGCTCCGCGATGCGCGGCCACGGCGGCGGTCTGCTCGGCCTCGCCGACCTCTACTACGAGCGCGACACCGACGGCTCGTACGCCAACCTCATGTACGCCAACCCCGCCGTCAACTGCCTCGACCTCCCACCCGCCTTCCGCACCCCCGCCGAGGTCAGGAAGTCCCTCCCCGCCTTCGAGAAGGCGTCCCCCGTCTTCGGTGAGGCCCTCGCCTATGCCGCCCTGAACTGCGCCTACTGGCCCGTCCGCCCGACCGGCACCCCGCACCCCCTGCACGCGAAGGGCGCCGCCCCCATCGTCGTCGTCGGCACCACCCGCGACCCCGCCACCCCCTACCGCTGGGCCCGCTCCCTGGCCGCCCAGCTCTCCTCCGCCACCCTCCTCACCTACGACGGCGACGGCCATACGGCCTACGGCCGCGGCAGCGGCTGCGTCGACCGAGCGATCAACACCTACCTCCTCACCGGCCGCCCACCCGCCCCCCACACCCGCTGCCGCTGA
- a CDS encoding sensor histidine kinase, whose translation MIGIGTRWFPTTRRKRSATALAEVTEHILAGETADATLRLIARRVRELLGADMARVMVLEPGDVLTIRATDGAPWTAPSGPLTPGGSSPARQAIRAGRPTVTGPEQRPHRHRDPRRAVPASVLDAPLLVRGHPVGVIEVANRGGGRRLTHADVRTVGRFGAPAGHAVAQIRHREHLRRLASAAAGPGSSGSADAVGGAGSVSSMSFMGSMGSMASTGSAGSAGSAGSMSFIGSMGPAGAARVFGCPRSSGSSVRRTLDSLAAGAVARTGAASCTVYLLEPGPSAPLRLVGGGHGHTPPSRKPALEAIAGAAPVIHGGGRTGADGEGPARGAVAAWPLLRESTAIGAMCCHFPPGRDPGEADLTLLEVIAGHASCAVESDRQRTAALERAVREERQRIARELHDSVSQALYGIALGARTARELLERDTRRPESAHRAEPITGEELGELADLAELAEPIEYIRRLADAAIAETRTLLCRLRPESLETEGLVAALAHHVEALRARYGIATEAKLDAEPETTPEAKHALYRIAQESLHNIAKHSQARNVRLHLLNEPGAVTLTVADDGVGFDCKGSFPGHLGLLSMRERAREVGGTLNVDSRPGQGSRIRARVPAVPGTTGAGR comes from the coding sequence GTGATCGGTATCGGTACACGGTGGTTCCCGACGACCCGGCGGAAGCGGAGCGCCACGGCGCTCGCCGAGGTCACCGAACACATCCTGGCGGGTGAGACCGCCGATGCGACCCTCCGGCTGATCGCCCGCCGGGTGCGTGAGCTCCTGGGCGCCGACATGGCGCGGGTGATGGTGCTGGAGCCGGGCGACGTCCTGACGATACGGGCCACCGACGGCGCCCCGTGGACCGCGCCGAGCGGACCGCTGACGCCCGGCGGCTCCTCCCCCGCCCGCCAGGCGATCCGCGCCGGACGGCCCACGGTGACCGGCCCGGAACAGCGGCCGCACCGGCACCGGGACCCCCGGCGCGCGGTCCCGGCCTCGGTCCTGGACGCGCCGCTGCTGGTGCGCGGCCACCCCGTGGGGGTGATCGAGGTGGCGAACCGCGGCGGCGGGCGCCGGCTCACCCATGCCGATGTGCGCACCGTGGGACGCTTCGGGGCGCCCGCCGGCCATGCCGTCGCCCAGATCCGGCACCGGGAACATCTGCGCCGACTGGCCTCCGCCGCCGCCGGACCGGGCTCCTCGGGTTCGGCGGATGCCGTGGGCGGCGCGGGCTCTGTGAGTTCTATGAGCTTCATGGGCTCTATGGGCTCCATGGCATCTACGGGATCTGCGGGCTCAGCGGGTTCAGCGGGCTCTATGAGCTTCATAGGTTCCATGGGCCCCGCGGGCGCGGCGAGGGTTTTCGGTTGCCCCCGTTCCTCCGGCTCCTCCGTACGGCGGACCCTGGACTCCCTGGCCGCGGGCGCGGTGGCCCGTACCGGCGCCGCGAGCTGCACGGTCTATCTGCTGGAGCCCGGCCCGTCGGCGCCCCTGCGCCTGGTGGGCGGCGGACACGGCCACACCCCGCCGTCGCGGAAACCCGCGCTGGAGGCGATCGCCGGGGCCGCGCCCGTCATCCACGGCGGCGGCCGTACGGGCGCGGACGGCGAGGGCCCGGCGCGGGGCGCGGTGGCCGCCTGGCCACTGCTGCGCGAGTCCACCGCGATCGGCGCGATGTGCTGCCACTTCCCGCCCGGCCGCGACCCCGGCGAGGCGGACCTCACCCTCCTGGAGGTGATCGCGGGGCATGCGTCCTGCGCGGTGGAGAGCGACCGGCAGCGGACGGCCGCCCTGGAGCGGGCGGTCCGGGAGGAGCGGCAGCGCATCGCGCGCGAGCTGCACGACTCGGTCTCGCAGGCGCTCTACGGCATCGCGCTGGGCGCCCGTACCGCCCGTGAGCTGCTGGAACGCGATACCCGGCGGCCCGAGTCGGCGCACCGGGCGGAGCCGATCACCGGGGAGGAGCTGGGGGAACTCGCCGACCTGGCCGAACTCGCCGAGCCCATCGAGTACATCCGGCGGCTCGCGGACGCCGCGATCGCCGAGACCCGGACGCTGCTGTGCCGGCTGCGGCCCGAATCGCTGGAGACCGAGGGCCTGGTGGCCGCGCTCGCCCATCATGTCGAGGCACTCCGGGCCCGGTACGGGATCGCCACCGAGGCGAAGCTCGACGCCGAACCGGAGACCACACCGGAGGCCAAGCACGCCCTGTACCGGATCGCCCAGGAATCGCTGCACAACATCGCCAAGCATTCACAGGCCCGGAACGTACGGCTCCATCTGCTCAACGAACCCGGCGCCGTCACCTTGACCGTCGCCGACGACGGCGTGGGCTTCGACTGCAAGGGCTCGTTCCCCGGCCACCTCGGGCTGCTCTCCATGCGGGAACGGGCCAGGGAGGTGGGCGGCACGCTGAACGTGGACAGCCGCCCCGGGCAGGGCAGCCGTATCCGGGCCAGGGTCCCGGCCGTACCGGGTACGACCGGGGCCGGCCGCTGA
- a CDS encoding polyprenyl synthetase family protein, which yields MQPTVRDRALADGLWAAQAAVEKGLSRATESDVPFITEAARELTRTAGLRFRPLLVLLAARFGDPGAPGVVPAAVVVELTHLATHYHDGVRDETAVRRGAPRPDTNWDSTVAVLTGDFLFARASHLLADLGPRAVRIQAEAFRRQVTGQILATTGPRDGRDPIEHHLEVLASRTGSLTAVSGQLGALASGADASVADALVRYGERLGVASHLADELAAPTGRRPTLPVLLLARADPELYALLTGPAERAGYAEAVARLRTHPVLERAREEAVRQADAARAALSTLPDCPARAALEALCETVAPTAPSSCG from the coding sequence ATGCAGCCGACCGTGCGGGACCGTGCGCTGGCGGACGGCCTCTGGGCCGCCCAAGCGGCGGTGGAAAAGGGCCTGTCGCGGGCCACCGAGAGCGATGTGCCGTTCATCACCGAGGCCGCGCGGGAGCTGACGCGCACGGCCGGGCTGCGGTTCCGGCCGCTGCTGGTACTGCTGGCGGCGCGGTTCGGCGACCCCGGCGCACCGGGCGTGGTGCCCGCCGCCGTCGTCGTCGAACTGACCCATCTGGCCACGCACTACCACGACGGCGTCCGGGACGAGACGGCCGTACGGCGCGGCGCCCCGCGCCCGGACACCAACTGGGACAGCACGGTGGCGGTGCTCACCGGTGACTTCCTCTTCGCCCGCGCCTCGCACCTCCTGGCCGACCTGGGGCCACGGGCCGTACGCATCCAGGCCGAGGCGTTCCGGCGGCAGGTCACCGGCCAGATCCTGGCGACGACCGGACCGCGCGACGGCCGCGACCCGATCGAGCACCATCTGGAGGTGCTGGCGAGCCGGACCGGCTCGCTGACCGCCGTCTCCGGGCAGCTGGGCGCGCTGGCCTCGGGGGCGGACGCGAGCGTCGCGGACGCCCTCGTGCGGTACGGCGAACGGCTGGGCGTGGCGAGCCACCTCGCCGATGAGCTGGCGGCCCCCACCGGCCGCCGCCCCACCCTGCCCGTCCTCCTGCTGGCCCGTGCGGACCCGGAGCTGTACGCGCTGCTCACCGGGCCGGCCGAGAGGGCGGGGTACGCGGAGGCGGTGGCGCGGCTGCGCACCCACCCGGTCCTGGAACGGGCCCGCGAGGAGGCCGTCCGCCAGGCCGACGCGGCCCGCGCGGCGCTGTCCACGCTGCCCGACTGCCCGGCGAGGGCCGCCCTGGAAGCGCTGTGCGAGACGGTCGCCCCTACGGCACCCAGTAGTTGTGGCTGA
- a CDS encoding LysR family transcriptional regulator, with translation MDLNLLRALDALLQENSVTRAAERLGTSPAAASRTLARLRRAVGDPLLVRAGQQMVPTPRALELREEVSALLRGCDNVLRPGAGFEAVHLQRTFTVQAADLLLVGLAGALTDRIHTEAPQVDVVFLPEAVEGGPALRQGLVDVELGVLGHLDPEIRTQQLTRTRMVGIARSGHPLFDGRIDARRFAAAAHIGISRHGKRLGPIDEALAERGLRRRVAVVVPSHTSAMMLARSTDLVALTLADWLPDTTSALGLRTFPIPLDTAHIDIGMAWHPRNSADPAHRWFRDHLAAAVLNPPGSTKPSPSPPPRGA, from the coding sequence ATGGACCTCAACCTGCTGCGCGCCCTGGACGCCCTGCTCCAAGAGAACAGCGTGACCCGCGCCGCGGAACGACTCGGCACCTCCCCCGCGGCCGCCAGCCGCACCCTGGCCCGGCTCCGCCGTGCCGTCGGCGACCCGCTGCTGGTCCGCGCGGGCCAGCAGATGGTCCCGACCCCGCGCGCCCTGGAACTCCGGGAGGAGGTCAGCGCGTTGCTGCGCGGCTGCGACAACGTGCTGCGGCCCGGAGCCGGTTTCGAGGCCGTGCACCTCCAGCGCACCTTCACCGTGCAGGCCGCCGACCTGCTCCTGGTGGGACTGGCCGGAGCCCTGACCGACCGCATCCACACGGAGGCCCCACAGGTGGACGTGGTCTTCCTGCCGGAGGCGGTGGAGGGCGGCCCCGCGCTGCGCCAGGGCCTGGTCGACGTCGAACTGGGCGTCCTCGGGCATCTGGACCCGGAGATCCGCACCCAACAGCTCACCCGGACCAGGATGGTCGGCATCGCCCGCAGCGGTCACCCCCTCTTCGACGGGCGCATCGACGCCCGCCGCTTCGCCGCCGCCGCCCACATCGGCATCTCCCGGCACGGCAAACGCCTCGGCCCCATCGACGAGGCACTCGCGGAACGCGGGCTGCGGCGCCGCGTCGCGGTCGTCGTACCCAGCCACACGAGCGCGATGATGCTCGCCCGCAGCACCGATCTGGTCGCCCTCACCCTGGCCGACTGGCTCCCCGACACCACCTCCGCACTGGGCCTGCGTACCTTCCCGATCCCCCTCGACACGGCACACATCGACATCGGAATGGCCTGGCACCCCCGCAACTCGGCCGACCCGGCCCACCGCTGGTTCCGCGACCACCTGGCAGCCGCGGTCCTGAACCCACCCGGCAGTACGAAGCCCTCCCCCTCGCCCCCTCCTCGCGGCGCATGA
- a CDS encoding hydrophobic protein, producing the protein MVPLLVVLLLALLLFGAGFALKALWWIAVIVLAVWLLGFLVRPTVSGRRGRWYRW; encoded by the coding sequence ATGGTTCCCCTGCTGGTCGTTCTTCTTCTCGCACTGCTTCTCTTCGGTGCCGGATTCGCCCTCAAGGCCCTGTGGTGGATCGCGGTCATCGTGCTGGCCGTCTGGCTGCTCGGTTTCCTCGTCCGGCCGACGGTCAGCGGGCGCCGTGGTCGGTGGTACCGCTGGTAG
- a CDS encoding PRC-barrel domain-containing protein yields MIQSADIREWRDQDVVDEQGRKIGVLEAIYVATATDEPAMATVRTGLPTRHRLVFVPVDDAIVGPGYVKVSYARSQVKKAPSLGMDDVLPAEQEGAIFQHYGKTYQAGAGGGRQLARR; encoded by the coding sequence ATGATCCAGTCAGCGGATATCCGTGAGTGGCGCGACCAGGATGTCGTCGATGAGCAGGGCCGCAAGATCGGGGTACTCGAGGCGATCTACGTGGCCACGGCCACCGACGAACCCGCCATGGCCACCGTCCGCACCGGACTGCCCACCCGCCACCGTCTGGTGTTCGTCCCGGTGGACGACGCGATTGTCGGGCCGGGCTATGTGAAGGTCTCGTACGCGCGATCGCAGGTGAAGAAGGCGCCCTCGCTCGGCATGGACGATGTGCTGCCGGCCGAGCAGGAGGGGGCGATCTTCCAGCACTACGGCAAGACCTACCAGGCCGGGGCGGGCGGCGGGCGGCAGCTCGCACGCCGCTGA